Proteins from a single region of Urocitellus parryii isolate mUroPar1 chromosome 4, mUroPar1.hap1, whole genome shotgun sequence:
- the LOC113175429 gene encoding olfactory receptor 13D1-like yields the protein MKMGNYSAVTEFLLVGLSQYPELQHFLFVLCLIMYKIILLGNSLLIIITILDPRLHTPMYFFLGNLSFLDICYTSSFIPPMLVMFMSERISISFLGCALQMVISLGLGSTECILLAVMAYDRYVAICNPLRYPIIMNKVLYMHLAAWSWAIGYLNSLVQTVMTMVLPFCGNNVIDHLTCEILALLKLVCSDISMNVLIMTVASIIILVVPLLLIFVSYIFILSSILRIDSAEGRKKAFSTCSAHLTVVILFYGSALFMYTKPKSNNTKVSDEIIVLSYGVITPMLNPIIYSLRNKEVKEALKKILKRHLHLTKI from the coding sequence ATGAAGATGGGGAATTATTCTGCAGTGACTGAATTCCTTCTGGTGGGGCTTTCTCAATACCCAGAACTCCAGCATTTTCTCTTTGTGCTCTGCCTCATCATGTACAAGATTATCCTACTAGGAAACAGTCTcctcattatcatcaccatcctGGATCCTCGCCTCCATACCCCTATGTACTTCTTTCTTGGAAATCTTTCATTCTTAGACATCTGTTACACATCATCATTCATTCCACCAATGCTTGTTATGTTTATGTCAGAGAGAATATCCATCTCCTTTCTTGGTTGTGCCCTGCAGATGGTTATCTCCCTTGGCTTGGGCTCCACTGAATGTATCCTCCTggctgtgatggcctatgacaggTATGTAGCCATCTGCAACCCACTGAGGTACCCCATCATCATGAACAAGGTGTTATACATGCACTTGGCTGCGTGGTCCTGGGCTATAGGCTACCTGAACTCCTTAGTGCAAACAGTCATGACAATGGTGTTGCCTTTCTGTGGTAACAATGTTATTGATCATCTTACCTGTGAGATCCTGGCTCTTCTAAAACTTGTGTGCTCAGATATATCAATGAATGTGCTTATTATGACAGTGGCAAGTATTATTATACTGGTGGTTCCTCTGCTGTTAATTTTTGTGTCCtatattttcattctctcttccATCCTAAGAATTGATTCTGCTGAGGGGAGAAAAAAAGCCTTTTCTACCTGTTCAGCCCACCTGACTGTGGTGATCTTATTCTATGGGTCAGCCCTTTTTATGTACACAAAGCCCAAGTCAAACAACACCAAAGTATCTGATGAAATCATTGTACTGTCCTATGGAGTGATAACCCCAATGTTGAATCCCATCATCTATAGCCTGAGGAATAAGGAAGTAAAAGAGGCtctgaagaaaattttgaaaagacaCTTGCATctaacaaaaatatga